From Alteromonas australica, one genomic window encodes:
- a CDS encoding Ig-like domain-containing protein yields MPLNTRSLTQALFIISTIFTLFACGGGGSVSRDDSTDSGSSDGSSATIVVTLSLENDAGVSDKSLTINNPLTLVAEVKDTNGNPQSDRLLTFAISEPTLANFSNDIATARTNEDGIASIGLTVGTASGDGEITASLSSGESGTTTFSSEGSGGANIQPASLLLYASAVQLASSGNDEIELIALVKNEQSVLVEGVEVSFSAPSDAGVELQLTQSVTAADGTARAIITSQNDASNRDVRITAQTGTLVEYVDIEVSGTEVTINGATSVILNDTVEYTLRVQDSDGEALPNQTITLTPGTGTLSTTSVVSGADGQASVFYTATTSGEDSFSAAALSALFVQKIQVQQDEFEFVQAPTEEVALSTSATIVGRWQRDNSALEGREVRITASRGTVTTAQPLVTDNNGEFSFDIVSDNAGFSTITASGLGTDGSEEVVATLEVEFIATTPYYIQVDASTEILGPDGQTSSITAIIRDENDNLVKGALVSFNVDDPSTGTISPSQATTDSNGIATTVYTSGAVSSHESVVITAQAVEAPEVQDEVLLTVGNRAFDISLGTGNTILVSDDTSYTKEFAVFVSDSAGQPVSDVELTASISPVKWVDGGGYYKGSWYWTGTVWAIDTPVYFCENEDQNDNGILDIAPEPSTYDEDTNDDGMLTPGIIGTVNFASDAITDENGQATLAYRYPQNYGGWVEMVVTVYGKSSGSEAIASMRFGLEAAADDLSSEESMPPPNPFGSDACPIAN; encoded by the coding sequence ATGCCACTAAATACGCGATCATTGACTCAGGCACTCTTTATTATTAGTACAATTTTCACTCTGTTTGCTTGTGGCGGAGGAGGCTCTGTGTCACGGGACGACAGCACCGATTCGGGAAGTTCTGACGGGTCGTCGGCCACCATAGTGGTAACCTTGAGTCTTGAAAACGACGCAGGGGTAAGTGACAAATCTCTCACCATTAATAACCCCCTTACTTTAGTTGCAGAGGTGAAAGACACCAACGGCAATCCTCAGTCAGATAGATTACTTACCTTCGCGATAAGCGAACCTACGTTAGCCAATTTTAGTAATGATATTGCGACTGCGCGCACTAACGAAGACGGTATTGCCAGCATAGGCTTAACGGTAGGTACTGCCTCTGGTGATGGTGAAATTACCGCAAGCTTATCGTCTGGAGAAAGCGGAACCACAACCTTTTCTTCTGAAGGTAGTGGGGGGGCCAATATACAACCTGCGTCTTTGTTATTGTATGCCAGTGCGGTGCAGTTAGCGTCCAGTGGCAATGATGAAATAGAACTTATTGCGTTGGTAAAAAATGAGCAAAGCGTGCTAGTAGAGGGCGTGGAAGTGAGCTTCTCAGCCCCTAGTGATGCAGGTGTCGAGCTCCAACTGACGCAGTCGGTTACAGCGGCAGACGGCACCGCTCGCGCTATTATTACCTCTCAAAACGATGCTTCTAACAGAGACGTTAGAATTACTGCACAAACTGGCACCTTGGTGGAGTACGTAGATATTGAGGTATCAGGCACAGAAGTGACCATTAACGGAGCCACTTCGGTTATCTTAAATGACACTGTGGAATATACGTTAAGAGTGCAAGACTCGGATGGAGAAGCCTTGCCTAATCAAACGATTACCCTAACGCCCGGTACAGGAACACTGTCTACCACTTCAGTGGTGTCAGGTGCCGATGGCCAGGCGAGTGTTTTCTATACGGCCACCACCTCAGGAGAAGACAGTTTTAGCGCCGCTGCGTTATCGGCTCTGTTTGTACAAAAGATTCAAGTTCAACAAGACGAATTTGAATTTGTGCAGGCGCCGACCGAGGAAGTCGCACTATCAACCAGTGCCACTATTGTGGGGCGTTGGCAGCGCGATAATAGCGCTTTGGAGGGAAGAGAGGTAAGAATAACGGCCTCTAGGGGCACGGTCACCACAGCGCAACCTCTTGTGACAGACAACAATGGTGAGTTTTCCTTTGATATTGTGTCGGACAATGCGGGTTTTTCCACGATTACGGCGTCAGGGTTAGGTACAGATGGAAGCGAAGAGGTGGTCGCTACGCTAGAGGTAGAGTTTATCGCTACAACCCCCTATTACATACAAGTAGATGCCTCCACAGAAATTTTAGGGCCCGACGGTCAAACCAGCTCTATTACCGCCATTATTAGAGATGAAAACGATAACTTAGTGAAAGGGGCATTGGTGTCGTTTAATGTAGATGACCCTTCCACGGGGACAATATCTCCGTCTCAGGCTACCACTGACAGTAATGGTATTGCTACTACGGTTTACACCTCAGGTGCCGTGTCGAGTCATGAATCTGTAGTGATTACAGCACAAGCGGTAGAAGCGCCTGAAGTTCAAGATGAAGTGTTGCTAACAGTAGGCAACCGCGCTTTTGACATTTCTCTTGGTACAGGCAACACCATTTTGGTGTCAGATGACACCAGTTACACAAAAGAGTTTGCAGTGTTTGTTTCAGATAGTGCAGGACAGCCAGTAAGCGACGTGGAGTTAACCGCGTCAATCAGCCCAGTAAAATGGGTAGATGGTGGTGGCTATTACAAAGGCTCTTGGTATTGGACTGGCACTGTGTGGGCAATTGATACACCGGTTTATTTTTGTGAAAACGAAGATCAAAACGACAACGGCATATTAGATATTGCGCCAGAGCCAAGTACCTATGATGAAGATACCAATGACGATGGCATGCTAACACCAGGTATTATCGGTACTGTGAATTTTGCTTCTGATGCCATCACCGATGAAAATGGTCAGGCAACCTTAGCATACCGCTATCCACAAAATTACGGTGGTTGGGTTGAGATGGTCGTGACGGTTTACGGTAAATCTTCCGGCAGTGAAGCGATAGCCAGCATGCGTTTTGGCTTGGAAGCTGCGGCAGACGATCTGTCTTCAGAAGAGTCGATGCCGCCGCCTAATCCTTTTGGTTCTGATGCCTGTCCTATTGCCAATTAA
- the add gene encoding adenosine deaminase, which yields MKTFIENMPKAELHVHIEGTLEPELSFALAQKNGVTLNAKTPEEMIAAYNFHDLPSFLDIYYAGMSVLIGEEDFYQLTMAYLTRAAQQNIVYVELFFDPQAHTSRGVSFHTVISGIDRARTDAATQLNVECQLILCFLRDMSAESAMQHLMMAEPYIDKLVGVGLDSDEKNNPPEKFSAVFAKARDMGLKLTMHCDVNQDNTLEHIRQVIEEIKVDRIDHGVNILASTELCDLAKAKKLGLTVCPVSNKFVVQSLTSKEIKDMLALGLTPCINSDDPSYFRAYLNENLVALQEEGGFSKQELVTLVENSFKASWLSEEGKAHYLAQLDHYVAAKSAA from the coding sequence ATGAAAACATTTATTGAAAACATGCCTAAAGCAGAACTTCATGTTCATATAGAAGGCACACTCGAACCTGAACTAAGCTTTGCTTTGGCACAAAAAAATGGCGTCACCCTTAACGCGAAAACCCCAGAAGAAATGATTGCGGCCTACAACTTTCACGACCTTCCTTCGTTTTTAGACATTTATTACGCAGGTATGAGCGTATTAATAGGCGAAGAAGATTTTTACCAGCTTACCATGGCTTATCTCACTCGCGCCGCTCAGCAGAATATCGTGTATGTCGAACTTTTCTTCGACCCGCAAGCACATACCTCAAGGGGCGTAAGTTTCCACACCGTGATAAGTGGAATAGACAGAGCCAGAACTGACGCAGCCACGCAGCTTAACGTAGAATGCCAGCTAATTCTGTGCTTTTTACGTGATATGTCTGCAGAGTCAGCCATGCAGCATTTAATGATGGCTGAGCCTTACATAGATAAACTTGTGGGCGTGGGGTTAGATTCAGATGAGAAAAACAATCCACCAGAGAAATTCAGTGCGGTGTTTGCCAAAGCCAGAGACATGGGGTTAAAACTCACCATGCATTGCGACGTCAATCAAGACAACACTTTAGAACATATACGCCAAGTCATTGAAGAGATTAAGGTTGACCGAATAGACCACGGCGTCAATATACTGGCCTCTACGGAATTATGCGACCTTGCCAAAGCAAAGAAACTGGGGTTAACCGTTTGCCCAGTATCAAATAAGTTTGTGGTTCAATCCCTGACGTCCAAAGAGATAAAAGACATGCTAGCGTTGGGCCTCACCCCTTGCATTAACTCTGATGATCCCTCTTATTTTCGTGCCTATTTGAACGAAAACTTAGTCGCGCTGCAGGAAGAAGGCGGGTTTAGCAAACAAGAATTAGTGACATTGGTAGAAAATAGCTTTAAAGCAAGTTGGTTGTCTGAGGAAGGGAAAGCACATTATTTGGCGCAGTTAGACCATTACGTTGCGGCAAAGTCAGCGGCGTAA
- the topA gene encoding type I DNA topoisomerase: MAKSLVIVESPAKAKTINKYLGKDFIVKSSVGHVRDLPTKALGKVEPKKPAKELKTLSDEERLEYLRRHEYLKLVDRMGVDPEKDWQAHYQVLQGKEKVVNELKKLAKDADTIYLATDLDREGEAIAWHLQELLGSKGKTYQRVVFNEITKNAIQDAFSDPGELNISRVNAQQARRFLDRVVGFMVSPLLWKKIARGLSAGRVQSVAVRLVVEREREIKAFVPEEFWDVHADLTSQQQAALRMLVAKHQGNAFKPKNKAETDKALAELDGANYQVESRESKPTQSRPSAPFITSTLQQAASTRLGFGVKKTMMMAQRLYEAGYITYMRTDSTNLSQEALDSARAYISDNFGNKYLPDSPIRYGSKEGAQEAHEAIRPSNVSIGAASLGDMERDAQRLYELIWRQFVACQMTPAKYDATTIRVSAGDYELTAKGRVLKFDGWTRVQPQLRKKGDEELMLPDVQKGDVLELKALDPKQHFTKPVARFNEASLVKELEKRGIGRPSTYASIISTIQDRGYVRLENKRFYAEKMGEIVNDRLMENFDDLMSYDFTANMEQQLDDIAEGNKNWKDVLNDFYSGFYGKLLNAEKDPEEGGMRLNQAVPAGIECDKCGREMNVRTASTGVFLGCSGYNLPPKERCTNTMNLTAGDEVVKVDDEEELETEALRSKKRCPKCGTAMDSYLVDESRKLHVCGNTPTCDGTLVESGTFKIKGYDGPIIECDKCGSDMELKNGRFGKYFGCTNEECKNTRKLLRNGEAAPPKEDPVDLPELPCEKSDAHFMLRDGASGIFLAAHNFPKSRETRAPKVEELARFRDRISPKFYYLADAPQKDPEGNPAIVRYSRKTKQQYVMSENEAGKATGWSAWYDDGKWQEQAAKKPAAKAKAKKK, from the coding sequence ATGGCAAAATCACTGGTCATAGTCGAGTCACCAGCCAAAGCAAAAACGATAAATAAATATCTCGGTAAAGATTTTATCGTAAAAAGTTCGGTTGGCCACGTGCGAGATCTTCCAACGAAGGCATTAGGCAAAGTTGAGCCTAAAAAACCGGCAAAAGAACTCAAAACTTTAAGCGATGAAGAGCGACTAGAATATCTTCGTCGTCACGAATATTTGAAACTTGTCGATCGCATGGGTGTTGACCCAGAAAAAGATTGGCAAGCGCACTATCAAGTGTTGCAAGGCAAAGAAAAAGTGGTTAACGAACTCAAGAAGTTAGCCAAAGACGCTGATACTATTTATCTCGCAACGGATTTGGACCGTGAAGGGGAGGCCATCGCGTGGCACTTGCAAGAGTTGCTAGGAAGCAAAGGTAAAACTTACCAGCGCGTCGTGTTCAACGAAATTACTAAAAACGCGATTCAAGATGCGTTTTCTGATCCGGGCGAACTTAATATTTCCCGGGTGAATGCACAGCAAGCACGTCGATTCCTCGACCGTGTTGTTGGTTTTATGGTGTCGCCACTGTTATGGAAAAAAATTGCTCGTGGCCTGTCCGCAGGACGAGTTCAATCGGTAGCTGTACGCTTAGTTGTTGAGCGTGAACGTGAAATTAAAGCCTTTGTGCCCGAAGAGTTTTGGGATGTGCACGCCGACTTAACCAGCCAACAACAAGCCGCATTGCGCATGTTGGTGGCAAAACATCAGGGCAATGCGTTTAAGCCCAAAAATAAAGCCGAAACAGACAAAGCGTTGGCCGAGTTAGATGGCGCAAATTACCAAGTTGAAAGCCGTGAGTCGAAACCGACACAAAGCCGACCTTCTGCGCCCTTTATAACTTCTACATTACAGCAAGCGGCAAGCACACGCTTAGGGTTTGGCGTGAAGAAAACCATGATGATGGCCCAGCGTTTATATGAAGCGGGTTACATCACCTATATGCGTACCGACTCAACCAATTTGAGCCAAGAAGCCCTTGATAGTGCACGGGCGTATATTTCCGATAATTTTGGTAACAAGTATTTACCTGACTCGCCTATTCGCTATGGCAGTAAAGAAGGTGCGCAAGAAGCGCACGAAGCTATCCGTCCTTCTAACGTTAGCATAGGAGCTGCCAGCCTAGGCGATATGGAGCGTGATGCTCAGCGTCTTTACGAATTAATTTGGCGTCAATTTGTGGCCTGCCAAATGACCCCAGCGAAATACGATGCGACCACCATTCGAGTGTCTGCTGGCGACTATGAACTAACAGCGAAGGGCCGCGTACTTAAGTTTGATGGTTGGACCCGTGTTCAGCCTCAATTGCGTAAGAAAGGCGACGAAGAGCTCATGTTGCCAGACGTTCAAAAAGGTGACGTACTCGAATTAAAAGCGTTAGATCCTAAGCAGCACTTTACCAAGCCTGTTGCGCGTTTTAATGAAGCATCACTGGTTAAAGAGCTCGAAAAACGTGGTATTGGTCGCCCATCTACCTATGCGAGTATTATTTCAACCATTCAAGATCGCGGCTATGTGCGTTTAGAAAACAAACGTTTTTATGCCGAGAAAATGGGTGAAATTGTTAATGATCGTCTCATGGAAAACTTTGACGATTTAATGAGTTACGACTTTACCGCAAACATGGAACAGCAATTAGATGATATTGCTGAGGGTAATAAAAACTGGAAAGACGTGCTCAACGACTTCTACAGTGGTTTTTACGGCAAGTTACTGAACGCTGAGAAGGACCCTGAAGAAGGCGGTATGCGTCTTAATCAAGCGGTTCCTGCGGGCATTGAATGTGATAAATGTGGCCGCGAAATGAACGTACGTACCGCCTCTACCGGGGTTTTCCTTGGATGCTCTGGTTACAACTTACCGCCGAAAGAGCGCTGTACAAACACCATGAACCTTACCGCTGGTGATGAAGTGGTGAAGGTTGATGACGAAGAAGAACTTGAGACAGAAGCGCTACGCTCGAAAAAGCGTTGTCCAAAATGTGGCACCGCCATGGACAGCTACCTCGTTGATGAATCTCGTAAACTTCACGTGTGCGGTAATACCCCGACCTGTGATGGCACCTTGGTAGAGAGTGGCACCTTCAAGATTAAAGGCTATGACGGCCCTATTATCGAGTGCGATAAATGTGGTAGCGACATGGAGCTTAAAAACGGCCGGTTTGGCAAGTATTTTGGCTGTACCAATGAAGAGTGTAAAAATACTCGCAAGCTGTTGCGAAATGGTGAAGCTGCGCCACCGAAGGAAGATCCAGTGGATTTACCTGAGCTTCCTTGCGAGAAATCAGATGCCCACTTTATGTTACGGGACGGGGCGTCAGGTATCTTTTTAGCGGCGCATAACTTCCCTAAGTCGCGAGAGACACGTGCGCCGAAAGTGGAAGAGTTGGCGCGCTTTAGGGATAGAATTTCGCCGAAATTCTATTATCTTGCAGATGCGCCACAAAAGGATCCTGAAGGTAATCCGGCCATTGTTCGTTACAGCCGTAAGACTAAACAGCAGTATGTGATGTCGGAAAATGAAGCTGGAAAGGCTACAGGCTGGTCGGCGTGGTATGACGACGGCAAATGGCAAGAGCAGGCTGCGAAAAAGCCAGCTGCTAAAGCGAAAGCAAAGAAAAAATAG
- the astB gene encoding N-succinylarginine dihydrolase, with protein MKQFEVNFDGLVGPTHNYAGLSFGNVASLNNANAISSPKQAAKQGLAKAKALSDMGMAQGVLAPQERPDIAALRRLGFSGSDARVLESAAKQSREIFLACCSASSMWTANAATVSPSADTADGRVHFTPANLTNKFHRSLEPQVTGNILKGTFANDKYFAHHQHLPDNEHFGDEGAANHTRLCSQYGESGVELFVYGRHAFDPSKPAPTKFPARQTLEACQAVARLHGLDDDSVVYMQQNPDVIDQGVFHNDVIAVGNQNVLFFHEQAFYKKDAGLAEIQTKFGEKPLHFIEVPTDEVSVQDAIRTYLFNTQIITLPNGEMTIIAPTECQENEAVSRYLDKLVTLGTPIKSVNYFDVKQSMRNGGGPACLRLRVAMNDQELDAVNQATLINDTQFTRLNAWIEKHYRDELREDDLRDPQLLIESRTALDELTQILKIGSVYPFQQV; from the coding sequence ATGAAGCAGTTTGAAGTTAACTTTGATGGCCTTGTTGGCCCAACCCATAACTATGCCGGTTTGTCTTTCGGAAATGTTGCTTCTCTTAATAACGCTAACGCAATCAGTAGCCCTAAACAAGCAGCCAAACAAGGGTTGGCAAAAGCCAAAGCCCTCTCTGACATGGGCATGGCACAGGGTGTACTCGCCCCACAGGAGCGCCCCGATATTGCAGCCCTGCGTCGTTTAGGCTTTAGCGGCTCAGATGCTCGTGTTCTAGAAAGCGCTGCAAAGCAATCTCGCGAGATTTTCTTAGCATGTTGCTCTGCCAGTAGCATGTGGACGGCAAATGCCGCCACTGTGTCTCCTAGCGCCGATACTGCGGACGGACGGGTACACTTTACCCCAGCAAACCTCACCAACAAGTTCCACCGCTCTCTGGAGCCTCAGGTCACCGGCAATATCCTAAAAGGCACCTTTGCCAACGACAAATACTTCGCCCATCATCAACACCTTCCTGATAACGAACATTTTGGTGACGAGGGTGCTGCCAATCATACTCGGCTTTGCAGCCAGTATGGTGAGTCTGGCGTTGAGCTTTTTGTCTACGGTCGTCATGCATTTGACCCAAGCAAACCAGCACCCACCAAATTCCCTGCACGCCAAACGCTAGAAGCGTGCCAAGCGGTTGCGCGTTTGCATGGCCTCGACGACGACTCGGTGGTGTACATGCAACAAAACCCTGACGTTATTGACCAAGGCGTATTCCACAACGACGTGATTGCCGTAGGTAACCAAAATGTGTTGTTTTTCCACGAGCAAGCGTTTTATAAAAAGGACGCTGGCCTTGCGGAAATTCAAACTAAATTTGGTGAAAAGCCCCTGCACTTTATTGAAGTACCTACCGATGAAGTATCTGTACAAGATGCCATTAGAACGTACTTATTTAACACGCAAATCATTACCTTACCCAACGGCGAAATGACCATAATTGCGCCTACTGAGTGTCAGGAAAATGAAGCCGTTAGCCGTTATCTAGACAAGCTTGTCACCCTAGGTACACCGATTAAATCTGTCAATTATTTTGATGTTAAACAAAGCATGCGTAATGGCGGCGGCCCAGCATGCTTACGTTTACGGGTGGCCATGAACGACCAAGAGCTAGATGCAGTAAATCAGGCTACCTTGATTAACGATACGCAGTTTACCCGTTTAAACGCGTGGATAGAAAAGCATTACCGTGATGAATTGCGCGAAGATGACCTACGGGATCCGCAACTATTAATAGAATCTCGTACTGCCCTCGATGAACTCACGCAAATCCTGAAAATTGGCTCAGTTTATCCGTTCCAGCAAGTTTAA
- a CDS encoding oxidoreductase family protein → MVDEVNSEFIKWLAQATQCEVKHATLIQPLWSEQGACFRATLSPVGTSATKRVVAKCAQPRLGSHHPKGWSGNTSFKRKCRSFKVEAYFYTHLQPFTTQDCKTPKTIALLPSPAGQNQEEQHSNDTLIVMEDLANLGYEKTTMELSPDDAVVVLKWLAAFHGQFMGVSDKNLWQEGTYWHLGTRLDEFNAMKASPLKDAAHGLSTRLNKAKYHTVLHGDAKVANFCFTSHLSHCAAIDFQYTGHGVGVKDVAYFLGSALSESDQLAHNQDLLEVYLQALKQALNNKVTIKRHSDREINEILQEWRSLYPFACADFHRFLAGWSPDHWKINAELTKQTQLALNALG, encoded by the coding sequence ATGGTTGATGAAGTTAACTCTGAATTTATAAAGTGGCTCGCACAGGCTACCCAATGTGAAGTTAAACACGCCACGCTTATACAACCACTTTGGAGTGAGCAAGGAGCTTGTTTTAGAGCCACCTTATCCCCTGTCGGAACAAGTGCGACAAAACGTGTGGTAGCCAAATGTGCACAACCTAGGCTGGGTAGCCATCATCCTAAAGGCTGGAGCGGCAATACCAGCTTTAAACGAAAATGTCGCTCATTCAAGGTAGAAGCCTACTTTTACACTCACCTTCAACCCTTCACAACGCAAGATTGCAAAACCCCAAAGACCATTGCGCTTCTCCCCTCGCCTGCCGGGCAAAACCAAGAGGAACAACACTCAAACGACACGCTTATTGTGATGGAGGATCTTGCAAATCTTGGCTATGAGAAAACCACCATGGAATTATCGCCCGATGATGCCGTTGTTGTACTTAAATGGTTGGCGGCATTTCATGGGCAGTTTATGGGGGTTAGCGATAAAAACCTATGGCAAGAAGGGACTTATTGGCACCTTGGCACACGGCTAGATGAATTTAACGCCATGAAGGCGAGCCCCCTTAAAGATGCAGCTCATGGCCTATCTACCCGCCTGAATAAGGCAAAATACCATACCGTGCTGCATGGTGATGCCAAAGTCGCTAACTTTTGCTTCACCAGTCACTTATCGCACTGCGCCGCTATCGATTTTCAATATACGGGCCATGGCGTTGGGGTAAAGGACGTCGCCTATTTTTTAGGAAGTGCATTAAGTGAATCTGATCAACTTGCCCACAACCAAGACTTACTAGAGGTGTATTTACAAGCCCTGAAACAAGCACTCAATAATAAGGTGACTATAAAGAGGCATTCTGATCGTGAAATTAATGAAATATTACAAGAATGGCGAAGCCTCTACCCCTTTGCCTGCGCAGATTTCCATCGTTTTTTAGCCGGATGGTCACCAGATCATTGGAAAATAAATGCGGAGTTAACCAAGCAAACACAACTTGCACTGAACGCGCTGGGATAA
- a CDS encoding haloacid dehalogenase type II, with amino-acid sequence MLPAPKVIFFDVNETLLDLTAMRSSVGEALGGRNDLLPLWFSTMLHHSLVDSTTQRFHTFGEIGVASLLMVAEIEGITLSKEDAKKAIVTPLRSLPPHGDVVEGLKALKAKGYTLVSLTNSSNKGVYTQFKNADLLSYFDKRLSVEDINLYKPDLRAYAWAAEQMQIKPEDAMLVAAHGWDIAGAKQAGWQAAFIARPGKVLYPLALKPDTVVSGLNELVAQLPDVK; translated from the coding sequence ATGCTCCCTGCCCCCAAAGTGATATTTTTCGACGTCAATGAAACCCTACTAGACTTAACTGCCATGCGCAGTTCTGTGGGCGAAGCGTTAGGCGGACGCAATGATTTACTACCACTATGGTTTTCTACTATGTTGCATCACTCGTTGGTTGACTCTACAACTCAACGGTTTCATACCTTTGGTGAAATTGGCGTAGCGTCTTTACTTATGGTGGCAGAAATAGAAGGTATAACGCTATCAAAAGAAGACGCCAAAAAGGCAATAGTCACGCCACTGAGAAGCCTTCCTCCTCACGGTGATGTGGTTGAAGGGCTTAAAGCACTGAAAGCGAAAGGCTACACTTTGGTAAGTTTAACTAACTCGTCGAACAAAGGGGTTTATACCCAATTCAAGAATGCCGACTTACTGTCCTATTTTGATAAACGTTTAAGTGTAGAGGACATTAATTTGTACAAACCTGACTTGCGCGCGTATGCATGGGCAGCTGAACAAATGCAAATTAAACCCGAAGACGCCATGTTAGTCGCCGCTCACGGTTGGGATATTGCGGGCGCAAAACAAGCGGGTTGGCAAGCTGCATTTATCGCTCGCCCCGGTAAAGTGCTTTATCCTCTTGCGTTAAAGCCAGACACCGTGGTTTCCGGATTAAATGAACTTGTCGCACAATTGCCTGACGTGAAGTAG
- a CDS encoding DUF2058 domain-containing protein: protein MASLQDQLLKAGLADKASAKQARADKRKKQKQQNKQKQPTVDETALAAQKAAEEKKARDRALNQQQQQEREKRSIAAQVKQLITTNKQERKGDIVLNFTHENVVKRMYVSNDIHKQVTKGRLTVVLLDDAYELVPTPVADKIAQRDESYIVYRADLDTRGNDGKDEQEEDWYAEYEIPDDLTW, encoded by the coding sequence ATGGCTTCACTACAAGATCAGTTATTAAAAGCGGGGCTAGCGGATAAAGCCTCCGCCAAACAAGCTCGAGCAGATAAACGAAAAAAGCAAAAGCAGCAAAACAAGCAGAAACAACCGACAGTTGATGAAACAGCACTGGCGGCGCAAAAAGCGGCAGAGGAAAAGAAAGCGCGAGATCGCGCCTTGAACCAACAGCAACAGCAAGAACGAGAGAAACGTTCAATTGCCGCGCAAGTTAAACAGCTTATCACCACAAATAAACAAGAACGTAAAGGGGATATTGTCCTTAATTTCACCCATGAAAATGTGGTCAAGCGTATGTATGTCAGTAATGACATTCACAAGCAAGTCACTAAAGGTCGCTTAACCGTGGTGCTCCTTGATGACGCTTACGAGCTAGTACCCACCCCGGTAGCTGATAAAATCGCCCAGCGTGATGAGAGCTATATCGTCTATCGTGCCGACTTAGATACCCGTGGTAATGATGGCAAAGACGAGCAAGAAGAAGATTGGTACGCTGAGTATGAAATTCCTGATGATTTAACGTGGTAA
- a CDS encoding GNAT family N-acetyltransferase, producing MINWKSLGFDALTTHQLFELLKLRVDVFVVEQNCPYPDLDEKDRHCDMRHLMGFEQDKLVAYARLLPPGVSYPSASIGRVVTHQDYRGNGRGKLLIETAIKYCESYWPNSEIEIGAQTYLLSFYESFGFVPTSDMYLEDGIPHVDMKRTPQ from the coding sequence ATGATAAATTGGAAAAGCCTTGGATTTGACGCGTTAACGACGCATCAACTATTCGAATTACTAAAACTTCGTGTGGATGTCTTCGTGGTAGAGCAAAATTGCCCATATCCTGATCTAGATGAAAAGGACAGGCATTGCGACATGCGCCATCTCATGGGATTTGAGCAGGACAAACTGGTTGCTTACGCAAGGTTGTTACCCCCCGGTGTTAGCTACCCTTCGGCCAGCATAGGTAGGGTTGTCACACATCAAGACTATCGCGGAAACGGCAGGGGTAAGCTGCTCATTGAAACTGCCATCAAGTATTGTGAATCTTACTGGCCAAACAGCGAAATAGAAATTGGCGCACAAACCTATCTGTTGTCGTTTTATGAAAGTTTCGGCTTTGTGCCTACCTCAGACATGTATTTGGAAGATGGCATACCTCATGTGGATATGAAAAGAACGCCCCAGTAA